Below is a window of Vallicoccus soli DNA.
CCGCGGCCTCGTCCAGCGCCCGGGCCGGCAGCCGCAGGTGGTGCCGCACGAGCAGCGGCCGGTCCAGGTCGAGGCCCCCCTCGCCGAGGCGGGCGAGCACGGCCGAGTCCGCGGCAGCGGGGTCCCACGAGGCGCCCACCACCTGCAGCGTCCCGTCGTCGGCCAGGGCGGGCCCCTCGTCGCGGCGGCGCCCCAGCGCGCGGTCCAGCAGCCTGCGCAGCACAGCGACCTCCCTCGACGGACCCCGGGCGGGCACCGGCGCCGGACGGGCGGCGCGGCGGCGCAGCGCGACCGGACGGTGACACGCGGCCCCCCGACGTGTGCTCGCCGGGGGCCGCAGCAATAATGGCGCCCGTGGCGACAGCGACAGCGGTAGGCGGCCAGGCGGTCCACGCCCCGGCCGAACGTCCCAACCTCGTCTCCGTGGGCACCATCGTGTGGCTGTCCTCGGAGCTGATGTTCTTCGCGGCGCTGTTCGCGATCTACTTCACGCACCGCTCGGTGGACCCGACCCTGTGGGCCGAGCGCACCGAGCTGCTCAACATCCCGTTCTCGGCGACCAACACGACGGTCCTCGTGCTGTCGTCGGTGACCTGCCAGCTCGGCGTCTTCGCGGCCGAGCGCGGCGACGTCGAGGGCCTGCGGCGCTGGTTCGTCATCA
It encodes the following:
- a CDS encoding cytochrome c oxidase subunit 3, which translates into the protein MAPVATATAVGGQAVHAPAERPNLVSVGTIVWLSSELMFFAALFAIYFTHRSVDPTLWAERTELLNIPFSATNTTVLVLSSVTCQLGVFAAERGDVEGLRRWFVITFLMGAFFIGGQVFEYAELIREGLTLSSDAYGTSFYLTTGFHGLHVTGGLLAFLLVLGRTYVARRFTHEQATSAIVVSYYWHFVDVVWIGLFATIYLIQ